The Planctomicrobium piriforme nucleotide sequence GAAGAGCATCTCCGCGAAGCTGAAACTGCATTGCAGACTCGGCAGGAACTCCTCACCGACGCCGAACAGGCGCACTGGAAAACCGTCCGGCAGCGGGAAGAGACCGAACAGCTTTTGCAGACGCAGCGGGAACGCCGCAGCGCCGCCGAAGCCCGACTGGCAGTGCTCGAAGAACTGGAACAGCGTCAGGAAGGGATCGCGATCGGCGTCCGTGAGATCCTCAAACGGGCCGAGACCGCCCACTTTCCCCCCTGGGATCGCATTATCGGCACGGTGCGCGACTTGCTCGACGTGCCAATGGACCTCGCGCCGATCATCGATGCCGCCCTGGGCGATCGTTCCCAATTGATTGCCGTCACCGATCTAGCGCCGCTGCTCGACTATCTCAACCGGGGCGCGGCCCCGATTGAAGGTCGGGTCGGATTTGTTTCGATCGCGCCGCTCATCGCGTCAGTGGCCGACGATGATCTGCCGCTGCGCAGCTTTGATCTGGCGATTCCGGATGTCGACTATACCGGCCAGCCCGGGGTGTTCGGTCGTGCCGACCTTTTGGTACAGGCTCGCGATCGAGCACAGGGACTCGCCACGCGCGTGCTGGGCGACACCTGGATCGTTGAGAACCTTACGGTCGCCCGCAGGCTGTTGCTGCAAGCTCCCCCCACGCTGCGAATCGTCACTCTCCAGGGGGAGGTGCTGACGGCCAATCAGCACCTGTTCGTGGGGATGATGCCGCACGAGACATCCATCGTCTCCCGCAAAAGCGAACTCCGACAGCTCAAGAACGAAATTCAGCAACTCCACCGTTCAATCGAAGCTGCCACGCAGCGGCAGGCGATTCTTGCGGAAGCACTCGGTTCGCGGACGGAAGTTCGTCAGAAACTGAGCGAAGAACTCAAACGCCTTTCCAACGCCGTCACCGGCAGCAGCACGCAACTGGCCGGCCAGGTTCGCGAAGTGCAACGGCTCGAACGCGAATGCAGCGCCCAATCCGAGACGCTGGCTGCAATGCAGCGCCGTGAAGAGGAAAATCGGCGGGAACGAGATCACCTGCAATCGCAGTTGACGACCGCCGACGGCACGATCACCGAACTGAAAACTGCACTCACCGCTGACGAAGAGAGCATTGCCGAGGTGCAGTCACTGCTGCAGGAAACCCAGCAGGCGATCCGCATCGAGCAGCTCGACTTCGCCATGCAGGAAGAACGCCTGCGCGGGCTGCGTCAGACTCAGACACGACTTGAGCGGGATCAGAAGCAGCGCTTACAGCAACTCGACGAAGCGGTCGCTCGGGCCGTGGAGATCGCCGACGCCCGACAACGAGGCGATCTGGAATGCCTGCGAGCGCAGAATCAGGTGGCCGAGCGGATGCTGGAACGCGAGCAGATTCAGCGTGAAGCTCGTGGGCTCTATGAAGAACGCGCGGGCCTACGGCAGTCGCGTGCGGTGATCGTGAAAGAAGAGGAAGCGGTTCACAGCCAGCGCCGTCAACTTGTCGACCGCAAACACGCACTCGAATTCGAAGTCCAGAAACAGAAGCTGCAACTGACGACGCTGGCCGAGCGCATCCAGGAAGAGTTTCAGGTGTCGCTCGAACAACTCGTCGAGTCGGGCGTGTCGGCGTATCAGGCACATCTGGCAGAACGGTATGGCGTGAAAGCTGATTCCGCCAACGAGGACGAATCGGTCAGCGAAGATGCCGAATTAAATGCGGACGAAGAAGTCGTCCCGGACGATGCACCCGTGCCGACCTTCGCGGAAGTCCGGGCCGAACTCGATGCACATGTCGAACGTCTGCGACGCAAGCTGAAGATGCTCGGCAGCGTCAATACCGATGCGCTCACCAACCTGCAGGAACTCGAACGCCGTCACGCTACCGTCGCCGGGCAACTGAAGGACTTGCAGGAAGCCAAAGCCGCGCTTGAAGACATCATCCGGAAGATCAACCACGAAAGTCAGCGGATCTTCCTGGATACGTTCGAGACCATTCGCGGCCATTTCAAAGAACTGTTCCGCAAGCTGTTCGGCGGCGGCGATGCCGACATCATTCTCGAAAACCCCGATGACGTGCTGGAGTGCGGCATCGATATCGTTGCCCGACCGCCCGGCAAAGAACTCCGTTCGATCTCGCTGCTGAGCGGGGGCGAAAAGACGATGACTGCCGTCGGAATGCTGTTCGCCATGTTCAAGAGCAAGCCGAGCCCGTACTGCATTCTGGACGAAGTGGACGCCGCTCTCGACGAAGCCAATGTCGACCGCTATGTCGCTGTGGTGAAAGAGTTTGTGAAGATGACGCAGTTCGTGATCATCACTCACCGCAAACCGACGATGACCGCCGCCAACGTCCTCTACGGCGTCACGATGGAACAGGCCGGCGTCTCAAAACGCATCGCCGTCCGCTTCGAAGATGTCCGCGAAAACGGCGAAATCCGCACGGCTGCCTAAGCGTTGAGGGTTGAGAGTAGGCGGCGCACTGCCGTTCTGGCTGAATGCTGATCGCCGAAAGCTGACCGCTGATTCCTGCATTTGCAGGCGAACCATCGGGGCCGATAGAATCTCAGTCTTTGCTGCAGACCCTATTCGTCGTTTCAAATTGAGGTGTCCCCGTGTTTCAGAATGTCGCCGTGATCGGCGCGACCGGCGCCGTCGGTCGGATTATGCGTCAGTTGCTGGAAGAGCGAAATTTTCCAGCCAAGAAGTTTCGCTTCATCGCCTCGCCGCGCAGTGCAGGCACCAAGCTGACGTTCAAAAATCAGGAATACACGGTCGAAGCCCTCACCAGGGAATGCTTCGCCGGCTCGGACCTCGTGATCGCCTCGACTCCGGACGACGTCGCCGCCGACTACCTGCCGGCCGCCGTCGAATCGGGCGCGAAAGTCATCGATGAATCCGGCTACTGGCGGATGAAAGAGGGCGTTGCCCTCGTCATTCCGGAAGTGAACCCGCAAGACGCCCTCAACGCCAAGGGGATCATCGCCAGCCCCAACTGCTCGACCACGCAGATGGTCATGGCGCTCAAGCCGCTGCATGACGCCGCCAAAGTGAAACGGGTGATCGTCAGCACCTATCAGGCGACCAGCGGCGCTGGCGTGCAGGGAACCGCCGACCTCATCGACGGCACCAAGGCCTACCTGTCCGGCAAGGACTACAAGTACACCACGTTCAAACATCCCATCGCCTTCAACTGTATTCCGCAGATCGGCAGCGAAAAGGAAGACGGCTACACCAGTGAAGAACTGAAGATGGTGTACGAAACCCGCAAGATGCTCGGCGACGAATCGATTCAGGTGAACGCCACCTGCGTCCGTATCCCGGTCGCCAACTGCCATAGCGAAACGATCACCGTGGAAACCGAACGCCCGATTTCCCCGTCGGAAGCCCGTGAACTGTTCGAAAGTTTCCCCGGCTTGAAGGTGGTCGACGACCTGAAGAACGGCAAGTACCCGATCCCGAGCGAATGCGACGGCTCGGACCTGGTGTTCATTGGCCGGATTCGTAAAGACATCTCGCACCCGAACGGCCTGTCGTTCTGGTGCGTGAGCGATAACCTCCGCAAAGGGGCGGCCACCAACGCCGTCCAGATCGCCGAATTGCTGGCGAAGAATCTGTAGTAGTGCAGTGAAACGCAGAGGACGCCAAGATCGCAGAGAGGAAATGAGGAATTTCCTCTCTGCTGGTCTGCGTCGACAGTGGTAGAGTGATGAAGGGTGAACGTGCGATCACGCTCGTGTGATGGTTCGGTCAGGGCCGGGTGCCACGGCTGTGCCAGCCGTGCGAATTCAAAAAGGTCGTTGGTTGACCGGAAGTTTTTAGGGTTCAGATGGGACGACACCCGACGTTCGCACTGCTCACAGAGCAGCGGTCAACGCTTCTCAACCCTGTTACCCAGCCATGCGATTCGCTTTGACCCCGGCATCCGGCGACGCACTCATTCCTTGGCTGGAGGCCTGAACCGTTCGGCGACGCGGTCGACGCCGCCGCGGGGGCCTTTGACCTGCTTGAAGCTGGAAGTCGCGGCATCCCAGCCGGTCTTCGCGGGATAAGGATAGAGCGGCATTTCCAGCTCTGTCTTTCCATCGACGACGCGCCGAGCCTGCAAAACGCCAGGGACTGTCCCTTTCTCACGCCAGTTTCTCACTGCTTCCAGCAGGTTCGGCAACTGGTTGATCCCAGGTCCGGGGCCATGGCTCATGCCAGGGACGAGATAGAAGGACATAAACGACTCCACCTTGTCCTGGCTGCCGAAATGCTCGACCACCCGGTCGTAGTAATCCAGCGACGCATGGTACGGGACGACGGAATCCGCGGTCCCCAGCGTCATGATCAGCTTCCCGCCCCGTTTTTCGAACGCGCTCAGGTCGGCGTTCTCCGCGTTGAGATACGGGGCAAGGGCAGCAGTGTATGTATCGATGTCCGCGCCGAAATCGATTTCATCCAGCTTCTTGTCCGTCCCGAAAACCCATCTGAACAGGTACAGGTGTCCGTGCGCGGCATCGAGGGAACTGCCGAACGGAATCCCGTTGAAGATCCGCTCGCCAGTGACGGCATGCTTGGGCCCGTCGAAAAGTTTGCGGAGCGCCTCGGCGTGCTCTTTGGTGAGCGTCGGATCTTTTTGCAGCGCCAGCGCGACAACCGCCTCGATGTCTTTGGCATCGCAGCGGGGGTCGGAAACAAACTTGCCTGCTACCGCCGGGATTTCCCGCGCGGCCATGTATTCGTTCCCCGCGGCAATGACGTTGCTGTACTGGGATTTGGTGAAAGGGCACTTCCGCAGAATCTGGTCGTTCCAGAGAAAATACGCATGCAATGGCGTGCGGCAATGCGCCGGGACGGCGGCGACGATGCCATCGTAATCGTCGGGATAACGCTGCGCTTCCTGCAACCCCTGCTGGCCTCCGGTGGAGCCGCCATTGAAATACGAGTACTCCGGTCCTTTCCCGTAAAAATCCGCGACAACCCGCTTCGCGGCGACCGTCATGAGATGTGTGGCGCGAAAGCCAAAGTCTTTCCAGACCTCCCGGTTGCCAACACCGGAATCGGAATTCGGTGCGGTCCCCATGTCGGTGGTCGCTGCGGCATAACCGCCTGCAACCGGCCCTGCCAGGTTGACGGGATTGATGTTCCCTGCCGCACCCCCATTGCCGACCCCGAGAAATCGCGAGTTCCATTTCTCCGGGTCCGGCAACCAGATTTCGACATTGATGTTCGAACCTTGCGCCGGATGCAGCACCAGCTTCACGATGGTCCGCGGCGGCAGGTTCTTCACAACTCGCCCGTCCGCAGACGTGAGAGTTGGAGAGTCGTCATGCTTCACCAGCGTGACAGCTCCCCCCTCAACTTTCATCGCTCTGAGCGTCGCCAGTCGCTCTTCCACAGCCGGCGAAACGGTCTTAACCTGCGAATCCTGCCCATAAGCCGCAGCGCAGACGAACAGCCACGTCAGGCACAGTGGAATGATTTTTCTCTTCATTTTATCGGAACTCAGCGCGGTGACAGACATCTTCAATGTGCACGGCGATTCACTTTAAAACTTGAAGGCCGTCTTTGTCACGTTCGCAAAATTGACTTGCGAGCCCCGGTCCCGGGGTAGTGTGGCGGAATATGGACTCCCAATCTGCATGAAAGGCTGAATTTTAACGCCGCCAGGACGATCAACTTTCACGAGATTCACTCGAGCGGGTGTTAAGTGAAGAAGCTGCTCATGAGATTTCTTAAAAAACCAGCCGGTCTGGGTGACCGTCAATTGCTGCTTGTCAATTCTTTCGGCCATGTCTCCCCCAACCCGGCTCCCAGTCGGCCGAGAATGTCGAGTGCTGTGGGGATGGACATGTTCAGTAACTGCACGCGTTCTGGCGCGACGATGTGCAGGGTTCCGACCAGGGCTCGGGGGACGCCGGGGACGAACACGACGCGGCGGTCGTCGGGGAGGGTATCCATGAGGAAGCCTAGTTGAGATGAGGCTTCGAACTGGACCAGGACAGTTTTGACGGTGTGTTTCCCTTCGATGCCCACGAAGTTCGCGCCGACGCTTTTCATCAGGGCATAACCTGGCACCGACTGGGCCAGCCGCTCGGCGGATCGGCCTAGGCCGCGAACCAAGGCCGTTTCCGCGAGCAAGCCTGCGAGAAAGCAACAGACGACGATGCCTGCAATCGTGCTCAATAACGTCAGCGACACGCCGCCGACGGTCATGTCAGGCATCCAGTGCAGCACCGGCCTCGTCGCCTGGTAAACAGTCTGGATCGACCAGACGGCAAGTGCCCCCACCACGCACAACGGCAACAGCACAACGAGGCCGCCCAGAATCGTTGATTTGAGAAACTGGTAAATCCCCTGCATGATTTTCTCCCGCTTATCCGGATGAGTCCACCAGTCGAGGTGGTCTGCTCAATCGAATTCATCATCTCCATGTCTTGCCTGCACCGCTTCCAGCAACATGATTGCGAGATTGTCGCGACGATCACGTCATTCGCCGCTCCATGTTCCCGCTGGTTGCCATTTCTGGGAGAACGTCTGCCCGGCGGTCATCGCTTGTGCGGGCGGTAACAGGAATTGAGCGATCAATTCCACAACTTCGGGCAATTGCTGTGGAGCGAGATGCAGTCGCGACTTTCTTAAAAAGCCTTTCCATTGAGTCTTTTTCGTCGAATTATTTGCGAATGTTTCAGTCAATGCGATTGGTCGAGGGTTGATCGCTGTTCGCCGGTTCTGGAACGTTTGAGTGATTGCTTCACACAAGAGTCGTCCGTCAAATTCAAATTGACGAGATAACAGCCAGAGATCAAAGAAATCTTTCAGACGGCTGTTGAGCTCCCCGAGTTTGACCATTGCCTCGAATTTTTCGGCAACAACGGTTTCTTTGGGATAGGCCCAGAGTCGCGGCGGGGCATGTTTCAGGATGGTCGGATAGTCCATGATTGCCGCTTCTGGCACGACAGTGTCGCCAAACCCAATGTCGATCTGCATGGGGACGCGAGCGTTTTCGAGGAACGCCTGAAAAGTCACTCTGACTCCGACATAGTCAGCGTCTTCCTTGATTGAATGTCCAACGACGGTGTCGGCGGCAAAGACCAGACCGTCCGGCTCTCCTCCTTGTTTTTGACAGATTTCGCGAAACACGGCAGCGATCGAGGAGATGTCGTTGTTGATTCGGCCCAAAAAGTCGATATCGCGGGTTGGTCGAGATGCCGGAGCTCCCCAAACATTGAACATCAATGCTCCTTTGAGGATGAATCGTTCGGCGTGAGGCGACAACGACAGGCGTGAAAGAAACCGTTCCATTGCGAAGTACTGGAGAACTTCCTGGAAAGGACGATCGGACGCTTTGGCCTGATTCGTAAGCCTCTGACGGATGGAAGCGGCTACGTTTTTGACAGAACGATCTGTCATAGCAAGGCCTCCAGGTAGGGCTGAATGACTCGCCTCACCCGGCAGATCTTTGCGTAGTGCAGGAGTGCTTCTGAGTCGACGGAGTCTTGTTGAAGATACGCTTTCAGTGCCTCGAGGACGGTTTCCATTCCCATCCGGTGACGATACTTGAAACAGTCGGCAATGGTCTTTTCCCGGGAATAGACCCGTAGACTGATGCCATCGACTTGCTGCTTCTGAATTCCGGTCGAATATGCCTGTCCGCTGAACCAGAAGTGTCGCACAGGCGGATAACCAAGCCTCGGAGGTTCCGCTCCGCGCGGAATGGCAATGTTGATTTCATGTGGAATCTCTGTCGTAAGCTCGTGCCATGCGAGAGCAGAGATCAGGCAAAGCACCCCCTCGGGAATTTTTAACGCGACTGTGACCAGGTCGGGATGACCAAGTTGGCGAGCATCTGTCAGTCGGTACAGTCCTCGGCTGAGTTGGTCGATGCGTCCGGAGTCGCGGAGTTGGTATAGAACTCGGGGATGTATCCCGGCCTTGAGGGCGTCTCTCGTACGGAGCATTCCCCCGGCCTTGTGAAAATGATTGATCGCGGCGGTGATGTTTGGTGATTCTGCGATGCGGCGTTTACTGCTCATGTGGACAAAGATACCATCAAAAACGAATTTATGCTGGTTTTTCTATCCAATTATGGCCCGTGATGTAAGGGTGCTTGACCTCATCCTTCATGATGAGCAGGCTTGAAGCAGGTGTTTCGCAGTGGTGATCGCCAAAAGAGGCTGGCAGGCATCGTTGAACCAAACGAGATTCGGTGCCATGCTCATGTCGCGACAATCGCAGGGCGTGTCGCAGTGCGGCTGATTCAGAAATTGGGCTGACTTCTCAAGGACATCGGCGTGAATATCGGGGATCTGCTGCGCGATTCGGCGAAGATGCGGCCGGGGCATGCTGCGCTCATCTATGAGGGTCGGACTTATTCTTACGGCGAGCTGGATCGACTGACCGATCGCTTTGCCACAGTCCTTCAAGTAGGTGGCGTGCAGGCTGGTCAGGTGATCGGGCTGCTGCTGGAGAGCGGGCCAGAGTTATTGATCGCTGCTATCGGGGCGTTCAAGGCCGGAGTTGTTCCGAATATCGTCAATGCCATGCTGCGGCCTGAAGAGGTGCGGGTGATCATCGCCGATTCTGAGGCGGTCTGGCTGCTGACTGATGCGGAACGAGAGAGGGGTCTGCAGTCGGTGCGCGAGAGATTGGGCGTCCGACGGATAATAATCGTCGATTCTGAGATACCGTCGTCTGATTCGATCGACCTGTGCAGTGCCCACCATGAACAACGATCACCAATCGACAGTCCCGCTGTTCCCCCTCACCCCCAACCCCTCTCCCCTGAGTACAGGGGCGAGGGGAGTAAGCAAGTTGCCTGTCTCCTGTATACATCGGGGACAACCGGGCAGCCGAAGGGGGTGATGCTGACGCATCTCAACGTCATCGATAATGCCGTACAGTTTGCCCGCGTTCACTTCGGCCCTGATGACATGCTGCTCGTTGCGGCCCCCCTGTTCCATTGCTGGGGGATCATCAATGGGGTGCTGGGCATTTGGGCGGCCGGGGGCACCGCGGTCGTCATAAGAAGATTCAAGGCGGATCCTGTGCTGGAACTGATCGAGAAGGTGCGACCCACTCAGTTTCTCGGCGTGCCGGCGATGGTCAATCACATGACCCGATCGCCGGCGCGGGCTGAGCGTGATCTGCGGAGCCTGCGCGTGATCCATTCGGCCGCGGCCCCGATGCCTGCGGAGTTGATCTCTGCACTGCGGGACGACTGGAAGGTGGGCTACGCGGAGTCGTATGGACTTACGGAAGTCAGCCCGGTCATCACGACCACACCGGCGGAAGAGATGCGAGCCGGCTCGTGCGGTCGGGCGATGGGCGATACCGAATTGAAGGTCGTTTGCCCAGAGGGGCGAACACTCGGAGTCGATGTAGTCGGAGAACTTTGGGCGCGAGGGACGGCCGTCTCCGCCGGGTATTACAAACGTCCGGAGGCGACAGCAGAGGTGTTCGTCGCGGACGGCTGGTTCCGTACCGGCGACATCGTGCGGATGGACGCCGACGGCTACGTCTTTCTTGTGGACCGAGCCAAGGACATGATCAATGTCGGCGGCGAGAAGGTCTACCCGCGTGATGTCGAAGAGGTGATCTTCCGCCATCCGGCCGTTGCTGACGCAGTGGTCGTCGCCGCTCCAGATCCG carries:
- a CDS encoding class I adenylate-forming enzyme family protein: MNIGDLLRDSAKMRPGHAALIYEGRTYSYGELDRLTDRFATVLQVGGVQAGQVIGLLLESGPELLIAAIGAFKAGVVPNIVNAMLRPEEVRVIIADSEAVWLLTDAERERGLQSVRERLGVRRIIIVDSEIPSSDSIDLCSAHHEQRSPIDSPAVPPHPQPLSPEYRGEGSKQVACLLYTSGTTGQPKGVMLTHLNVIDNAVQFARVHFGPDDMLLVAAPLFHCWGIINGVLGIWAAGGTAVVIRRFKADPVLELIEKVRPTQFLGVPAMVNHMTRSPARAERDLRSLRVIHSAAAPMPAELISALRDDWKVGYAESYGLTEVSPVITTTPAEEMRAGSCGRAMGDTELKVVCPEGRTLGVDVVGELWARGTAVSAGYYKRPEATAEVFVADGWFRTGDIVRMDADGYVFLVDRAKDMINVGGEKVYPRDVEEVIFRHPAVADAVVVAAPDPVLGEVPRAVVALKPGAELAAEALIAFLRPVMATFKLPRTVEFVEAVPRSASGKALRRLLR
- a CDS encoding tannase/feruloyl esterase family alpha/beta hydrolase → MKRKIIPLCLTWLFVCAAAYGQDSQVKTVSPAVEERLATLRAMKVEGGAVTLVKHDDSPTLTSADGRVVKNLPPRTIVKLVLHPAQGSNINVEIWLPDPEKWNSRFLGVGNGGAAGNINPVNLAGPVAGGYAAATTDMGTAPNSDSGVGNREVWKDFGFRATHLMTVAAKRVVADFYGKGPEYSYFNGGSTGGQQGLQEAQRYPDDYDGIVAAVPAHCRTPLHAYFLWNDQILRKCPFTKSQYSNVIAAGNEYMAAREIPAVAGKFVSDPRCDAKDIEAVVALALQKDPTLTKEHAEALRKLFDGPKHAVTGERIFNGIPFGSSLDAAHGHLYLFRWVFGTDKKLDEIDFGADIDTYTAALAPYLNAENADLSAFEKRGGKLIMTLGTADSVVPYHASLDYYDRVVEHFGSQDKVESFMSFYLVPGMSHGPGPGINQLPNLLEAVRNWREKGTVPGVLQARRVVDGKTELEMPLYPYPAKTGWDAATSSFKQVKGPRGGVDRVAERFRPPAKE
- a CDS encoding aspartate-semialdehyde dehydrogenase, which gives rise to MFQNVAVIGATGAVGRIMRQLLEERNFPAKKFRFIASPRSAGTKLTFKNQEYTVEALTRECFAGSDLVIASTPDDVAADYLPAAVESGAKVIDESGYWRMKEGVALVIPEVNPQDALNAKGIIASPNCSTTQMVMALKPLHDAAKVKRVIVSTYQATSGAGVQGTADLIDGTKAYLSGKDYKYTTFKHPIAFNCIPQIGSEKEDGYTSEELKMVYETRKMLGDESIQVNATCVRIPVANCHSETITVETERPISPSEARELFESFPGLKVVDDLKNGKYPIPSECDGSDLVFIGRIRKDISHPNGLSFWCVSDNLRKGAATNAVQIAELLAKNL
- a CDS encoding nucleotidyl transferase AbiEii/AbiGii toxin family protein — protein: MTDRSVKNVAASIRQRLTNQAKASDRPFQEVLQYFAMERFLSRLSLSPHAERFILKGALMFNVWGAPASRPTRDIDFLGRINNDISSIAAVFREICQKQGGEPDGLVFAADTVVGHSIKEDADYVGVRVTFQAFLENARVPMQIDIGFGDTVVPEAAIMDYPTILKHAPPRLWAYPKETVVAEKFEAMVKLGELNSRLKDFFDLWLLSRQFEFDGRLLCEAITQTFQNRRTAINPRPIALTETFANNSTKKTQWKGFLRKSRLHLAPQQLPEVVELIAQFLLPPAQAMTAGQTFSQKWQPAGTWSGE
- a CDS encoding DUF502 domain-containing protein; the encoded protein is MQGIYQFLKSTILGGLVVLLPLCVVGALAVWSIQTVYQATRPVLHWMPDMTVGGVSLTLLSTIAGIVVCCFLAGLLAETALVRGLGRSAERLAQSVPGYALMKSVGANFVGIEGKHTVKTVLVQFEASSQLGFLMDTLPDDRRVVFVPGVPRALVGTLHIVAPERVQLLNMSIPTALDILGRLGAGLGETWPKELTSSN
- the smc gene encoding chromosome segregation protein SMC; protein product: MLKSLELFGFKSFADRTVFEFAPGITCVVGPNGSGKSNVVDAIKWILGDQSAKSLRGQEMSDVIFNGSSGRKGSGFAEATLSFDNTTGLLPIDAAEVQIGRRLYQSGDSEYLLNGSAVRLKDIRDVFMGTGAGTAAYSIIEQGRVDQILQPNPAARRLVFEEAAGISKFKSRRVDAERRLERVAQNLLRLTDIVDQAESQLNATRSQATKAAKYQELSTELRSAWTGLAADDCRVLTVELDKEVAELGDLDTRIAALQGDFDRIDTEKRGTERRLAELDQQLQTRERSLSSLRESIARHEATIRHQSVRREEMAADQHRIGQQRIGLGRQADLARQELAATNGQLSTFEEQLQESQKQVAVREQQLHELEEIVRQRKSEIEAQRRELLIQQKQRNQMAERLSILQSQAESIAQNQQQAQERRDRLQSELDAALLERTAREEHLREAETALQTRQELLTDAEQAHWKTVRQREETEQLLQTQRERRSAAEARLAVLEELEQRQEGIAIGVREILKRAETAHFPPWDRIIGTVRDLLDVPMDLAPIIDAALGDRSQLIAVTDLAPLLDYLNRGAAPIEGRVGFVSIAPLIASVADDDLPLRSFDLAIPDVDYTGQPGVFGRADLLVQARDRAQGLATRVLGDTWIVENLTVARRLLLQAPPTLRIVTLQGEVLTANQHLFVGMMPHETSIVSRKSELRQLKNEIQQLHRSIEAATQRQAILAEALGSRTEVRQKLSEELKRLSNAVTGSSTQLAGQVREVQRLERECSAQSETLAAMQRREEENRRERDHLQSQLTTADGTITELKTALTADEESIAEVQSLLQETQQAIRIEQLDFAMQEERLRGLRQTQTRLERDQKQRLQQLDEAVARAVEIADARQRGDLECLRAQNQVAERMLEREQIQREARGLYEERAGLRQSRAVIVKEEEAVHSQRRQLVDRKHALEFEVQKQKLQLTTLAERIQEEFQVSLEQLVESGVSAYQAHLAERYGVKADSANEDESVSEDAELNADEEVVPDDAPVPTFAEVRAELDAHVERLRRKLKMLGSVNTDALTNLQELERRHATVAGQLKDLQEAKAALEDIIRKINHESQRIFLDTFETIRGHFKELFRKLFGGGDADIILENPDDVLECGIDIVARPPGKELRSISLLSGGEKTMTAVGMLFAMFKSKPSPYCILDEVDAALDEANVDRYVAVVKEFVKMTQFVIITHRKPTMTAANVLYGVTMEQAGVSKRIAVRFEDVRENGEIRTAA
- a CDS encoding type IV toxin-antitoxin system AbiEi family antitoxin domain-containing protein, whose amino-acid sequence is MSSKRRIAESPNITAAINHFHKAGGMLRTRDALKAGIHPRVLYQLRDSGRIDQLSRGLYRLTDARQLGHPDLVTVALKIPEGVLCLISALAWHELTTEIPHEINIAIPRGAEPPRLGYPPVRHFWFSGQAYSTGIQKQQVDGISLRVYSREKTIADCFKYRHRMGMETVLEALKAYLQQDSVDSEALLHYAKICRVRRVIQPYLEALL